From the genome of Candidatus Dormiibacterota bacterium, one region includes:
- a CDS encoding branched-chain amino acid ABC transporter substrate-binding protein, with product MHLSRSFRALAALLCAASVAACSHSTSSSGAGASPAPAAIKIGIDLPLSGADASVGRSTLNGMLLAISQANAKGLPGKFKLETMQLDDAVQGVHSPEQGVSNVKTMIADPSVLAMLGPYNSNVASAEIPVTNGAGLAQISPSAVSDGLTLGADAATLRRNNPAQNAFFRVCTTDSRQGSAAAAFALKFGWKKAYIIDDDETYGLDLANVFEHDFAAKGGTILGHDHIAKNTQDFKSLLTKIAATKPDLIFFGGTTSTGAGLIRQQMFDTGLGKVAFMGGDGIPDIATVAGPRADGTYYTLAAPNAQKLPSAQAFIKAYEAAYHKPIGPYSANAYAAAQVAIVAIEHAIVAAGNAMPTRAQVLAQVAKTTDVRTPIGPISFDANGDVKQPVLSLYTIKNGKPVFLDQINLK from the coding sequence ATGCACCTCTCTCGCTCGTTCCGCGCGCTCGCAGCGCTTCTATGTGCCGCGTCCGTGGCCGCCTGCTCCCATTCCACCTCGTCGTCGGGCGCAGGCGCAAGCCCGGCACCCGCCGCCATCAAAATCGGCATCGACCTGCCGCTCTCCGGAGCCGATGCCTCGGTCGGGCGCAGCACCCTCAACGGGATGCTGCTGGCGATCTCCCAGGCGAACGCCAAGGGTCTGCCGGGCAAGTTCAAGCTCGAAACCATGCAGCTCGACGATGCCGTCCAAGGCGTCCACAGCCCGGAGCAGGGTGTCTCGAACGTGAAAACGATGATCGCCGATCCGAGCGTGCTCGCTATGCTCGGCCCCTATAACTCGAACGTGGCCTCGGCGGAAATTCCGGTAACGAACGGGGCGGGCCTCGCGCAGATTAGTCCGTCCGCCGTCAGCGACGGCTTGACGCTTGGAGCGGATGCCGCAACGCTGCGCCGTAATAACCCGGCCCAGAACGCCTTTTTCCGCGTCTGCACGACCGATTCGCGGCAGGGCTCGGCGGCGGCGGCATTCGCGCTGAAGTTCGGGTGGAAGAAGGCCTACATCATCGATGACGACGAGACCTACGGGCTCGATCTGGCGAACGTTTTCGAGCACGATTTCGCCGCTAAAGGCGGTACGATTCTCGGGCACGATCACATTGCGAAGAATACGCAAGATTTCAAATCGTTGCTCACTAAAATCGCGGCGACCAAGCCCGACCTCATCTTTTTCGGCGGAACCACCTCGACCGGAGCCGGCTTGATCCGGCAGCAAATGTTCGATACGGGTCTGGGTAAAGTGGCGTTCATGGGCGGCGACGGCATTCCGGATATCGCTACGGTCGCCGGTCCGCGCGCTGACGGCACCTATTATACGCTAGCCGCTCCCAACGCGCAGAAGCTTCCGTCCGCGCAGGCCTTCATCAAGGCCTACGAAGCCGCGTACCATAAGCCGATCGGCCCCTACAGCGCGAACGCCTATGCCGCCGCGCAGGTGGCGATCGTGGCGATCGAGCATGCGATCGTCGCCGCCGGAAACGCCATGCCGACGCGGGCGCAAGTGCTCGCGCAGGTCGCGAAAACCACCGACGTTCGCACGCCGATCGGCCCGATCAGCTTCGATGCGAACGGCGATGTGAAACAGCCCGTGCTCTCGCTGTATACGATCAAGAATGGGAAACCCGTTTTTCTCGATCAGATCAATCTGAAATAG
- a CDS encoding amidohydrolase family protein — protein MYGRLSIENGRIAAILPADGPSDYALPAGSSIAPGLIDVHTNGAGEFLFNRDQGNAVAVAAAEYARMGATGFVASVMTAPFESMLHAASDIVDAAHDLEEDTPRGARCLGIHFEGPFLNPKFRRVHRSDWLLPASAERAKEMVDACKGACLLVTMAPEVEGAAQAMRVFLEHGVVCSAGHTSARYGDGLLAIGLGFRSLTHAFNGMPPLDHRDPSILAAFIQDRRTLVQVIGDGYHVSPVMVDILYRTLGDRIVLATDNMPPADSGYHIEGGVMRSDDGTIAGSALRIDQAVRNYMSYAEISFAQAIVAATHAPAKLIKHEHEMGRIAPGMRADLSIWDEDYAIVGTMVAGQGVYGVHVGRPTAA, from the coding sequence ATGTACGGGCGGCTATCCATCGAAAACGGACGCATCGCGGCAATTCTTCCGGCCGACGGTCCATCGGATTACGCCCTGCCGGCGGGGAGCAGCATCGCTCCCGGCCTGATCGACGTGCACACCAACGGAGCGGGCGAGTTTCTCTTCAACCGCGACCAGGGCAACGCGGTGGCCGTAGCGGCGGCGGAGTACGCGCGCATGGGCGCGACGGGATTCGTAGCCAGCGTGATGACGGCGCCTTTCGAATCGATGCTGCACGCCGCGTCGGACATCGTCGATGCCGCACACGACCTCGAAGAAGACACGCCCCGCGGCGCGCGGTGCCTAGGCATCCATTTTGAAGGACCGTTTCTCAATCCGAAATTCCGGCGCGTCCACCGCAGCGATTGGCTCTTGCCGGCGTCCGCCGAGCGCGCGAAAGAGATGGTCGACGCATGCAAGGGAGCGTGCCTGCTCGTCACGATGGCGCCCGAAGTCGAGGGAGCCGCGCAAGCGATGCGGGTCTTTCTGGAACACGGTGTCGTATGCTCCGCCGGGCACACATCGGCGCGCTACGGCGATGGACTGCTCGCGATCGGTTTGGGCTTTCGTTCGTTGACGCATGCCTTTAACGGTATGCCGCCGCTGGACCACCGCGATCCGTCGATATTGGCTGCGTTCATCCAAGACCGCCGGACGTTGGTGCAAGTGATCGGCGACGGATATCACGTCTCTCCGGTTATGGTCGATATTCTGTACCGCACGCTCGGCGACCGCATCGTGCTCGCGACCGACAACATGCCGCCCGCCGATTCCGGATACCACATCGAGGGCGGCGTCATGCGCTCGGACGACGGCACCATTGCCGGCAGCGCGTTACGCATCGATCAAGCGGTGCGCAACTACATGTCGTACGCCGAAATTTCCTTCGCTCAAGCGATCGTCGCGGCGACGCACGCACCGGCGAAATTGATCAAGCACGAACACGAGATGGGGCGCATCGCTCCGGGCATGCGCGCCGATCTCTCGATTTGGGATGAAGACTACGCAATCGTTGGTACGATGGTCGCGGGGCAAGGCGTCTACGGCGTACACGTGGGGCGACCAACCGCGGCCTGA
- a CDS encoding cyclopropane-fatty-acyl-phospholipid synthase family protein: protein MQQDRLIARNVALLETIFGQRFLRGFDVRLWDGSILPSRDVTRTFTLLVNSPDALRTAFAPPVDLNAGRAFVEGQLDVEGDLPSAVSAFNAADVDRSLARTLHAGYLLSRLPRAGNGNGSSPARLRGEMHSRERDRAAITYHYDHPVQFYESFLDRSMAYSCAYYESPAMDLEAAQLAKLDYIARKLRLRRGMTLLDIGCGWGALLIHAARSYGANVLGITLSARQRDETQRRIELAGLTETARVELRDYRDLQGMTFDRIASIGMVEHVGLAQLPAYFETVLGALRPGGLFLNHGIAEQSPGRRGGKARGFVDRYVFPDGELVAIGKSLEIAERCGFEVRDVENLREHYVRTLRAWVENIERHRDAAIEAAGARAYRTWRLYMAGSAANFAAGNIGLFQALLARPDEHGRVDLPPTRADLYPPR from the coding sequence ATGCAGCAAGATCGTTTAATCGCACGCAACGTTGCCCTGCTCGAGACGATCTTTGGCCAACGCTTCTTACGGGGCTTCGACGTGCGTCTCTGGGACGGCAGCATACTGCCCAGCCGCGACGTCACCCGCACGTTTACCCTGCTCGTCAATTCGCCCGACGCGCTGCGCACCGCGTTTGCGCCCCCGGTCGATCTCAACGCGGGCAGAGCCTTCGTCGAAGGGCAGCTCGACGTCGAGGGAGATTTGCCTAGCGCCGTCTCCGCTTTCAACGCCGCCGATGTGGACCGTTCGCTGGCCAGGACGCTCCACGCCGGATACTTGTTATCGCGGTTACCGCGAGCCGGCAACGGCAACGGCTCGAGCCCCGCGCGCCTACGCGGCGAGATGCATTCGCGCGAGCGCGATCGGGCCGCCATCACCTACCATTACGATCATCCCGTGCAATTCTACGAAAGCTTTCTGGATCGATCGATGGCCTACTCGTGCGCGTACTACGAATCGCCGGCAATGGATCTTGAAGCGGCCCAGCTAGCCAAGCTCGACTATATCGCGCGCAAGTTAAGGCTACGCCGCGGCATGACGTTGCTGGACATCGGTTGCGGATGGGGAGCGCTCCTCATCCATGCCGCCCGCTCGTATGGAGCGAACGTCCTGGGTATCACCCTGAGTGCGCGGCAACGCGACGAAACGCAACGGCGCATAGAGCTGGCGGGATTGACCGAAACGGCGCGCGTGGAACTGCGCGACTATCGCGATTTGCAGGGCATGACGTTCGATCGCATTGCGAGCATCGGCATGGTCGAGCACGTGGGGCTGGCCCAATTACCCGCCTATTTCGAAACGGTACTGGGCGCGCTGCGCCCCGGCGGGCTCTTTCTCAATCACGGTATCGCCGAACAGAGTCCCGGACGGCGCGGCGGAAAGGCTCGCGGTTTCGTCGACCGCTACGTGTTTCCGGACGGCGAACTCGTAGCGATCGGGAAGAGCCTGGAGATCGCGGAGCGCTGCGGATTCGAGGTACGCGACGTCGAGAATCTGCGCGAGCATTACGTCCGCACGCTGCGAGCGTGGGTCGAGAACATCGAACGCCATCGCGATGCGGCGATCGAGGCTGCGGGTGCGCGCGCGTATCGCACGTGGCGGCTCTATATGGCCGGGAGCGCGGCGAACTTCGCGGCTGGAAACATCGGGCTCTTCCAAGCGCTGTTGGCGCGACCGGACGAGCACGGACGCGTCGACCTGCCGCCGACGCGCGCGGACCTCTACCCGCCGAGGTAG
- a CDS encoding ABC transporter ATP-binding protein has product MALLEIARVEKRFGNLTAVKSLDLNVAAGTIAGVIGPNGAGKSTVFNLITGVYRPDAGEVRFEGSRIDGRPTYRVARRGIARTFQNLRLFGHLDAVENVLIGEHGKLRANAFDSLLHVPRERREELAARERAIDLLAFVGLRDVGSQFARNLSYGSQRRLEIARALAGDPRLLLLDEPAAGMNPTEKGSLVDLIHAIRDRGVTVILIEHDMGLVMQLCETIAVLDYGEKIAEGDPASIRSNARVIEAYLGVEAPA; this is encoded by the coding sequence GTGGCTTTGCTGGAGATCGCGCGGGTAGAGAAACGCTTCGGCAATCTTACCGCGGTGAAGAGCCTCGATTTGAACGTAGCGGCCGGCACGATCGCCGGAGTGATCGGCCCGAACGGCGCCGGGAAATCGACCGTCTTCAACCTCATCACGGGGGTCTATCGGCCCGATGCCGGCGAGGTGCGTTTTGAGGGGAGCCGCATCGACGGCCGCCCGACCTATCGGGTCGCCCGGCGCGGGATTGCGCGAACGTTTCAAAACTTGCGACTCTTCGGTCATCTCGACGCGGTCGAAAACGTCTTGATCGGCGAGCACGGAAAATTGCGTGCCAATGCTTTCGATTCGCTGCTGCACGTTCCGCGCGAGCGACGCGAGGAACTCGCGGCTCGCGAACGAGCGATCGATTTGCTGGCGTTCGTCGGCTTACGCGACGTCGGGTCGCAGTTCGCACGGAACCTTTCGTACGGCTCGCAGCGACGTTTGGAAATCGCGCGCGCGCTCGCGGGCGATCCGCGGCTCTTGCTGCTCGACGAGCCTGCCGCCGGTATGAATCCAACCGAAAAAGGTTCGCTGGTAGATTTGATCCATGCGATCCGCGACCGCGGGGTGACGGTGATCTTGATCGAACACGACATGGGTTTGGTCATGCAACTCTGCGAAACGATCGCGGTGCTGGATTACGGCGAAAAAATCGCGGAGGGCGATCCGGCGAGCATCCGCTCGAACGCGCGCGTGATCGAAGCGTATCTCGGCGTCGAGGCGCCGGCGTGA
- a CDS encoding ABC transporter ATP-binding protein: MIYAVAAAIVLFAVAIGRMRGARVRGFALAAFAIVLALVPLVVRNDASINTLADVGIYVMLALGLNITVGYAGLLDLGYAAFFSIGAYAYGMLASPQFGLHWPFWALLFVGAGLAALFGFLLGAPTLRLHGDYLAIVTLGFGLIVPQIFQNLTRYTGGPNGISGLDTPAFFGHSFGQSAVPFYYVVLAIVAIVILLVNNLRESRLGRAWMAMREDPLAAKHVGINTTGVQIAAFAFGAAIAGLAGVIFAAKLSLVSPDLFTYQTSILVLSMVVLGGMGNIPGVIIGAVLLALVNGFVLPQINGLVNGALHTHLDLTNYNFFIYGAILVALMLFRPEGLLPNRERQQELHAATPTESV, encoded by the coding sequence ATGATCTACGCGGTCGCTGCCGCGATCGTCCTCTTTGCCGTCGCCATCGGCCGCATGCGCGGCGCGCGGGTGCGCGGCTTCGCTCTGGCGGCCTTTGCGATCGTCCTCGCACTGGTTCCGTTGGTGGTGCGTAACGATGCGTCGATCAACACGCTTGCCGATGTCGGAATCTACGTGATGCTCGCGCTGGGCCTGAACATCACCGTCGGCTATGCCGGGCTCCTGGATTTAGGCTATGCGGCGTTTTTCTCGATTGGCGCGTATGCGTACGGCATGTTGGCCAGCCCCCAATTCGGCCTGCACTGGCCTTTTTGGGCGCTGTTGTTCGTCGGCGCCGGGCTCGCGGCGTTGTTCGGATTTTTACTCGGTGCGCCGACGTTGCGTCTGCACGGCGATTATCTCGCCATCGTCACGTTGGGCTTCGGATTGATCGTTCCGCAGATCTTTCAGAACCTTACCCGATACACCGGCGGCCCCAACGGGATTAGCGGCCTCGATACGCCGGCCTTCTTCGGGCATTCGTTCGGTCAGAGCGCCGTGCCGTTTTACTACGTGGTGCTCGCGATCGTGGCGATCGTGATTCTCTTGGTCAACAATTTGCGAGAGAGCCGCCTAGGCCGCGCGTGGATGGCGATGCGTGAAGATCCGCTCGCAGCCAAGCACGTCGGCATCAATACGACCGGCGTGCAAATCGCCGCATTCGCCTTCGGCGCGGCGATCGCGGGCTTGGCGGGCGTCATCTTTGCGGCAAAATTAAGCCTGGTCTCCCCCGATCTCTTCACGTATCAGACGAGCATCTTGGTGCTTTCGATGGTCGTTCTGGGCGGCATGGGCAATATTCCGGGCGTCATTATCGGCGCCGTGCTACTCGCTCTGGTTAATGGCTTCGTGTTGCCGCAAATTAACGGCTTGGTCAACGGTGCGCTGCACACGCACCTCGATCTCACCAACTACAATTTCTTTATCTACGGCGCGATCTTGGTTGCGTTGATGCTCTTTCGTCCCGAAGGTCTGCTCCCGAATCGCGAACGCCAACAAGAATTACATGCCGCAACCCCGACGGAGTCGGTCTGA
- a CDS encoding branched-chain amino acid ABC transporter permease: MHEFLAQLVNGISLGGIYALIAIGYTMVYGIVELINFAHGDVYTLGSFFSLAILTALGATGELHGSVLVIDVALSLVGAAVCCGLIGVLIERLAYRRLRNAPRLAPLITAIGVSFILENVMQAWKGSAPLPFPDVLPNPTFALGPVSVSMQQLVVVALALVAMISLQIFVSRSKTGKAMRAVAQDRQAALLMGIDVNRTIAITFLIAGVLAGIGGFVSGVYYQSTWFLNGFGAGLKAFTAAVLGGIGNLPGAMLGGFSIGIIESFATWKLGGQWSNVTVFAILVIVLIVRPSGLLGRRTQEKV, from the coding sequence GTGCACGAGTTTCTCGCGCAACTCGTCAACGGTATCTCGCTGGGCGGAATCTACGCGCTGATCGCGATCGGGTACACCATGGTGTACGGAATCGTCGAACTGATCAATTTCGCGCACGGCGACGTCTACACGCTCGGCTCGTTCTTCTCGCTCGCCATCCTCACCGCGCTGGGCGCTACCGGGGAACTACACGGAAGCGTGCTGGTGATCGACGTCGCGCTTTCGCTCGTGGGCGCGGCCGTATGTTGCGGCTTGATCGGCGTGTTGATCGAACGGCTCGCCTATCGTCGCTTGCGCAACGCCCCGCGATTGGCTCCGCTCATAACCGCGATCGGCGTTTCTTTTATTCTTGAGAACGTGATGCAAGCGTGGAAGGGCTCGGCCCCGCTACCGTTCCCGGACGTGCTCCCTAATCCGACGTTCGCGCTCGGTCCGGTCAGCGTCTCGATGCAGCAACTCGTCGTCGTCGCGCTCGCGCTGGTCGCGATGATCTCCCTGCAGATCTTCGTCTCTCGCTCGAAGACGGGTAAAGCGATGCGGGCGGTCGCGCAGGATCGGCAGGCGGCGCTCCTGATGGGCATCGACGTCAACCGCACGATTGCGATCACGTTCTTGATCGCCGGAGTGCTGGCGGGAATCGGCGGCTTCGTCTCGGGCGTGTACTATCAATCGACGTGGTTTCTCAACGGCTTCGGCGCCGGGCTCAAAGCATTCACGGCAGCGGTTCTGGGTGGGATCGGTAACCTGCCGGGGGCGATGCTCGGCGGCTTTTCCATCGGCATCATCGAGTCGTTCGCAACCTGGAAACTCGGTGGCCAATGGAGTAACGTAACGGTTTTTGCGATTTTGGTGATCGTCTTGATCGTGCGCCCCTCCGGTCTGCTCGGCCGTCGTACGCAGGAGAAGGTATGA
- a CDS encoding ABC transporter ATP-binding protein, producing the protein MSALLDIADLDVRYGGIRALHGISLHVEEGEIVALLGANGAGKTTTLRAVSGLIRAHSGRIAFAGSDTSRRPANEIARIGLGHVPEGRRVFARMNVRENLELGAYAVASAKIVRERFEEVLAIFPRLHERLDQFAGTLSGGEQQMLAIGRALMSAPRLLLLDEPSLGLSPLLVQTIFSVIRNIHARGTTVLLVEQNARQALGIASRGYVLENGRIAREDRASNLLGDPAVVAAYLGG; encoded by the coding sequence GTGAGCGCGCTCCTCGACATTGCCGATCTCGACGTGCGGTACGGCGGCATCCGCGCGCTGCATGGGATCTCGTTACACGTCGAAGAGGGTGAGATCGTGGCGTTGCTCGGTGCGAACGGTGCCGGAAAGACGACCACGCTGCGTGCCGTGAGCGGCCTGATCCGCGCGCATAGCGGGCGGATAGCTTTCGCGGGGAGCGATACGTCGCGACGGCCCGCGAACGAGATCGCCCGCATCGGCCTCGGCCACGTACCGGAGGGACGGCGCGTCTTCGCGCGGATGAACGTACGCGAAAATCTCGAGTTGGGTGCGTACGCGGTCGCATCCGCCAAGATCGTGCGCGAGCGATTCGAGGAAGTCTTGGCCATATTCCCGCGTCTGCACGAGCGGCTGGATCAGTTCGCCGGAACGCTGTCGGGTGGAGAGCAGCAAATGCTCGCCATCGGTCGCGCGCTCATGAGCGCTCCGCGTCTGTTGCTCTTGGACGAACCCTCGCTCGGCCTATCGCCGTTGCTCGTGCAGACGATTTTTTCGGTGATACGGAATATCCACGCGCGCGGCACGACGGTACTGCTGGTGGAACAGAACGCTCGCCAAGCGCTCGGGATCGCGAGCCGCGGTTACGTGTTGGAGAACGGCCGCATCGCGCGCGAGGACCGAGCGTCGAATCTTCTGGGCGATCCCGCGGTCGTGGCCGCCTACCTCGGCGGGTAG
- the metH gene encoding methionine synthase, translating into MHEYLRLLGERVLLFDGAMGTQLMDLELTAQDFGGERYAGCNEALVLTRPDLVRDIHRSYLLAGADVVETDSFTASRLKLDEYGLGEKTLEINIRAAQLAREACDEIATPDRPRFVAGSMGPTGMLVSSSDPSLSKITYAELADIYGEQARALVDGGVDLLLLETMQDMLELKAAIAGITREFAKGLRRVPIQAQPTLITEGRMLLGTDVRAMCATLDALPIDVIGLNCSTGPAQMRDSIRYLAENSRCFVSVIPNAGLPLMGPKGETIYPESPSELAHELAEFVSEFGVNVVGGCCGSTPEHIRALRAAIDATGISPALRTRLEWLRAPREVIASDVSRPQYAASAMTAIALEQEPRPLLVGERINAQGSRKLKRLLLEENYDEIAMVGREQVEGGAHVLDVCCALTERVDEDEQMRQVVRRLAQSVEAPLMIDSTEPRVMQVALENYPGRAIINSVNLEAGRGKIDIVAPLAVEHGAALVALTIDETGMAKTAARKLEVARRLYDIIVGEYGIPPGALIFDALTFTLATGDPEFADSAVATIEGIREIKRELPGVLTSLGVSNVSFGLKPAARAAINSVFLHHCVQAGLDAALVNPKEITPYAEVDATVRELCDDLVFNRRADALARVIEHFESSGTAGAIQQSTADEDEALPIAQRIHQAILRRRKDGIELKIDEALQERSPVAVLNEILLPAMKDVGDKFGAGELILPFVLQSAEVMKKAVAHLEQFLEKKEGSTKGTVVLATVFGDVHDIGKNLVNTILTNNGYTVHDLGKQVPMNTILEKAVEVGADAIGLSALLVSTSKQMPICVHEQDTRGLSFPVIVGGAAINRDFGRRISLLDEGERYFAPGLFYAKDAFEGLELMDALTSDPSARIALLDRAKSEAFAQRDRARSAAVATPAVRRISAVKREPADVPTPPFWGARTIEGIDVRELWPAFDLRSLYRLSWGASNAKGEAFDALVRDEFEPRLRRYERESEKGGLLEPRVAYGYFPAAGLGDDVIVYDPTDTQREIARFPFARQAGGEHLCLADYLREPDRGGASDLIALQVVTVGRPSSERTDALQHAGEYSEAYFLHGFSVQSAEALAEYAHARIRAELGLPAGRGKRYSWGYGACPDLSQHEIAFALLDATDRIGVALTEAFQMVPEQSTAAIVMHHPKASYFNAAAVRELAS; encoded by the coding sequence ATGCACGAGTACTTACGCCTGCTCGGGGAGCGGGTACTTCTTTTTGACGGCGCCATGGGCACGCAGCTCATGGATCTCGAGCTGACCGCGCAGGATTTCGGCGGAGAGCGCTACGCGGGCTGTAACGAAGCCTTGGTGCTGACCCGGCCCGATCTGGTGCGCGATATTCATCGCTCGTATCTGCTTGCCGGCGCCGATGTGGTCGAAACGGATTCGTTTACGGCCTCGCGCTTGAAGCTGGACGAATATGGCTTAGGCGAGAAAACACTGGAGATCAACATCCGGGCGGCGCAGCTCGCGCGTGAAGCCTGCGATGAGATTGCCACGCCGGATCGTCCGCGGTTCGTTGCCGGCTCGATGGGGCCGACGGGGATGCTGGTTTCGTCGTCCGATCCCTCGCTCTCGAAGATTACCTATGCGGAGCTCGCCGATATCTATGGCGAGCAGGCGCGCGCGCTGGTGGACGGCGGCGTCGATCTGCTCTTGCTCGAGACGATGCAGGACATGCTCGAACTCAAGGCCGCGATCGCCGGCATCACGCGCGAATTCGCCAAGGGTCTGCGGCGCGTGCCGATTCAAGCGCAGCCGACGCTCATCACCGAAGGGCGGATGTTGCTTGGGACCGACGTGCGCGCGATGTGCGCGACGCTCGACGCGCTGCCGATCGACGTGATCGGTTTGAACTGCTCGACGGGGCCCGCGCAAATGCGCGATTCGATCCGCTATCTTGCCGAAAACTCGCGCTGTTTCGTGAGCGTGATTCCGAACGCGGGATTGCCGTTGATGGGGCCTAAAGGCGAAACGATCTATCCCGAGTCGCCGAGCGAGCTCGCGCACGAGTTGGCGGAGTTCGTCTCGGAATTCGGCGTCAACGTCGTGGGCGGCTGTTGCGGCTCGACGCCGGAACACATTCGTGCGCTTCGTGCCGCGATCGACGCGACCGGCATCTCGCCGGCCCTGCGAACGCGGCTGGAATGGCTGCGCGCTCCGCGCGAAGTGATCGCGAGCGACGTCTCGCGCCCGCAGTACGCTGCAAGCGCGATGACCGCGATAGCGCTGGAGCAGGAGCCGCGCCCGCTCTTGGTCGGCGAACGAATCAACGCGCAGGGCTCGCGCAAGCTCAAGCGCCTGTTGCTGGAAGAGAACTACGACGAAATCGCCATGGTCGGGCGCGAACAGGTCGAAGGCGGCGCCCACGTGCTCGACGTCTGCTGCGCGCTCACCGAGCGTGTCGATGAAGACGAGCAGATGCGCCAGGTCGTTCGCAGGCTCGCGCAATCGGTTGAGGCTCCGCTCATGATCGATTCCACCGAGCCGCGCGTCATGCAGGTCGCGCTGGAAAACTATCCGGGGCGCGCCATCATCAATTCGGTGAATTTAGAAGCCGGACGCGGGAAGATCGATATCGTCGCGCCGCTCGCCGTCGAACACGGCGCGGCGCTCGTCGCGCTGACGATCGATGAGACCGGCATGGCGAAGACCGCCGCGCGTAAGCTCGAGGTGGCGCGGCGACTCTACGACATCATCGTAGGCGAATACGGCATCCCGCCGGGCGCGCTCATTTTCGATGCGCTCACGTTCACGCTGGCTACCGGTGACCCGGAATTCGCCGATTCGGCCGTGGCGACGATCGAGGGCATTCGCGAGATCAAACGCGAGCTGCCGGGAGTTCTCACCTCGCTCGGCGTCTCGAACGTATCGTTCGGTCTCAAGCCGGCGGCCAGAGCGGCCATCAATTCGGTCTTTCTGCACCATTGCGTGCAGGCGGGCCTAGACGCGGCGCTCGTCAATCCGAAGGAAATTACGCCCTACGCCGAGGTCGACGCAACCGTGCGCGAACTCTGCGACGACCTCGTGTTCAACCGTCGCGCCGACGCGCTGGCGCGCGTGATCGAGCACTTCGAAAGCAGCGGTACGGCCGGAGCGATACAGCAAAGCACCGCCGACGAAGACGAAGCGCTGCCGATCGCGCAGCGCATCCACCAGGCGATTCTGCGACGCCGCAAGGACGGCATCGAACTGAAGATCGATGAAGCCCTGCAAGAGCGTTCGCCCGTTGCGGTGCTCAACGAGATTTTGCTGCCCGCAATGAAAGACGTCGGCGATAAATTCGGAGCCGGCGAACTGATCCTTCCGTTCGTTTTACAGTCGGCCGAGGTGATGAAAAAGGCGGTCGCCCACCTCGAGCAATTCCTCGAGAAAAAAGAAGGCTCGACGAAAGGCACCGTGGTGCTTGCGACGGTCTTCGGCGACGTTCACGACATCGGCAAGAATCTCGTGAACACGATTCTCACCAACAACGGGTACACCGTGCACGATTTGGGCAAGCAAGTGCCGATGAATACGATCCTTGAGAAAGCCGTGGAAGTCGGTGCCGATGCGATCGGCCTCTCGGCACTCTTGGTATCGACGAGCAAACAGATGCCGATTTGCGTGCACGAGCAGGATACGCGCGGGCTTTCGTTCCCGGTGATCGTCGGCGGCGCCGCGATCAATCGCGATTTCGGGCGGCGTATCTCGCTGCTCGATGAAGGCGAGCGCTATTTCGCACCGGGGCTGTTCTATGCGAAGGATGCCTTCGAAGGTTTGGAACTGATGGACGCGCTTACGTCAGACCCGTCGGCGCGGATCGCGTTACTCGACCGAGCGAAATCGGAGGCGTTCGCGCAGCGGGATCGGGCGCGGTCGGCTGCGGTCGCCACGCCGGCGGTGCGCCGCATATCCGCGGTGAAACGGGAGCCCGCCGACGTTCCGACCCCGCCGTTCTGGGGAGCCCGAACCATCGAAGGCATCGACGTGCGCGAGTTGTGGCCGGCATTCGATTTGCGCTCGCTCTATCGGCTGTCGTGGGGCGCGAGTAACGCCAAAGGCGAGGCGTTCGACGCGCTGGTACGCGACGAATTCGAACCGCGTTTGCGACGCTACGAGCGCGAGTCGGAAAAGGGCGGGTTGCTCGAACCGCGGGTCGCGTACGGATATTTCCCGGCTGCGGGCCTCGGCGACGACGTGATCGTGTACGATCCGACCGATACGCAACGTGAGATCGCCCGCTTCCCGTTTGCTCGGCAAGCCGGCGGCGAGCATCTGTGTTTGGCCGATTATCTGCGCGAACCCGATCGTGGGGGCGCCTCGGACCTCATCGCGCTGCAGGTCGTCACGGTCGGCCGGCCGTCGTCCGAGCGGACCGATGCGCTGCAGCATGCCGGCGAATACAGCGAAGCGTACTTTCTCCACGGGTTTTCCGTGCAATCGGCGGAAGCGCTGGCGGAGTACGCGCACGCGCGCATTCGTGCCGAACTGGGCTTACCGGCCGGGCGCGGCAAGCGGTACTCGTGGGGCTACGGCGCCTGCCCGGATCTTTCGCAGCATGAAATCGCGTTCGCGCTGCTCGATGCGACCGACCGGATCGGCGTCGCGCTGACCGAGGCGTTCCAGATGGTGCCGGAGCAATCCACGGCGGCGATCGTGATGCATCACCCCAAGGCCTCGTATTTCAATGCTGCGGCCGTGCGAGAGTTGGCTTCGTAA